A genomic stretch from Streptomyces venezuelae ATCC 10712 includes:
- a CDS encoding flavoprotein, with protein MTAQPFLYVVVCAAGIAGDAHKLITAAQEQGWGVGVVATPQGLGFLDTEAVEAQTGYPIRSAWRRPGDARPLPSADAIAVAPATFNTINKWAAGIADTLALGILCEAYGMDIPTVVLPYVNAAMAAHPAYGRSLEQLRGMGVMIGSYEPHRPKAGGGADRFRWEEALELLEGKFD; from the coding sequence GTGACCGCACAGCCGTTCCTGTACGTCGTCGTCTGTGCCGCCGGCATCGCGGGCGACGCCCACAAGCTGATCACCGCCGCGCAGGAGCAGGGCTGGGGCGTCGGCGTCGTAGCCACACCACAGGGCCTCGGCTTCCTCGACACCGAGGCGGTCGAGGCCCAGACGGGCTACCCGATCCGCTCGGCCTGGCGCAGGCCGGGCGACGCGCGTCCGCTTCCGTCCGCCGACGCCATCGCCGTCGCGCCGGCCACGTTCAACACGATCAACAAGTGGGCGGCCGGCATCGCAGACACCCTCGCGCTGGGCATCCTGTGCGAGGCGTACGGCATGGACATCCCGACGGTCGTCCTGCCGTACGTGAACGCGGCCATGGCCGCGCACCCGGCCTACGGCCGGAGCCTTGAGCAACTGCGGGGGATGGGCGTGATGATCGGGTCGTACGAGCCGCACCGGCCGAAGGCGGGCGGGGGAGCGGATCGTTTCCGATGGGAGGAGGCGTTGGAACTGCTGGAGGGCAAGTTCGACTGA